The segment CGGGCTGGGCAGAGGTGGCGCAGCCCGGTGGAAGCGGCGCTGCTCAGGCGGTGGTGGCTTGCCGGCGGGGTGGGAGCGACGATCGGAGCGCCGGGAGCGGCGCCGGAGAGACAGCCGGCGGGAGAGCACGGAGCCGGAGCCGGAGGAAAGTCGCCGGAGCCAGAGCGGGGCGGGAGCCGGAGGAAATGCAGCGGCCGGCGGGGACTGGAGACGGAGCCGGCGGCGGCCGAAGAAACAGCGGCGGCGGCCGAAGAAACAGCAGCGGTGGCCGGAGGCCGAAGGCCGGACTGACAGGTCTGACAGGCTTGTCAGTCCGGTACCCTTCGGTACCCCCAAACCCCAAAAAAAACTTTCCCAAaaaaatttttttttcttaaaaagaaacaaatctccctttttttttttcaccccttttttttttcaaaagaaaatttcggcctgcatgccgtaaaaaggcaaatttttatttattttttaaatttttttttctcgatctgcgtgccaggGCCGTACGGCCTAGATCTGAGAAAAAATTTGCTCCCAGAGgcttaggaaccaaaataggtcgaattttatatgaccataggggttttcgggccttctgagcacgatggtgtggtccgtttaggcccaaagtactcagaaaaaaagctcaaaccctaggtacacaaaaaaaattcctgaaaccccagatctgcttccaaagccaaaaatctcaaaacaagaacaggtagctgcagatctacgctctgataccatataggagttgagaaaatacaacaccacaggagcctgaagatcttctgcaagccgaataacctgttacaaggagaagcaatgaagcaaaatgtgaagaacatacaaaacacagagaatatgctcaaaaagagagagctcaatattcacaaaaatatgtaatgtgattcttacaatgaaaagaaagaactcaacctttaataggtcaagaaaccctaaaaagggaaaacctaggtttgcacataataattaattaaaacaattaattatatgcacctaaagttagcttaagtgtaatagagataaagggaacttaaataattaaacaaagaatgtttaattaatcaagtaaatacccgaatactctaacaaaatTGGGGGGAGGGAGTGGACCTCAAAACACTGGGAAATGGCTATTATCAAGCAGTCTACTCGACAACACGGGATATAGACTGGATAATAGAGAATGGGTCAttttttcttgaaggaaaaggattAAATATCTTAGTTTGGAAACCAAATTTTAACCCTTGTGAAGCCCTAGTTGAAAAAGCCCTCATTTGGATTAAACTACTAGGCCTTCCACAGGAGTATAAGGATACGAAGATGCTAAAACAAATAGGTGATCATCTGGGTGAATTTGTAATGTCTAAAGAATTTGTTGACCCCTCTGATTTCAGCCTGGTCTCTAGGCTATGCATCAACTGGCAACCAATCCACAACCTTCCTGACACACTAGAGATTAAAACAAGGATGGGGATATGGAAACAAAAAGTGATGCTGGAGGAAGATATGGAGTCTTGTGCAAAATGCGATATCAAAATCCATCCAACGGGCTTCTGTCAAAAAGAAAATAAAGGCAAAGATGTGATGCAACACCATCtagagaaggagataatcagaATGTCAGAAGGCTATCATGGAGAACGTCCATGTAATGAAAAAGATTGGGAGATTCAATCTCTCACAAAATGCAGAAGAGAATTTGCAGAGACACTCCAAATGGACAAATATGATTCGCAGAAGAATGTTATTGATGAGTCTTTTGTCTCTGAGGTACACTCCTTTGAATGCTATAAAAGAGAAAACGGGCTTAGGAATTCAagagaaaatcaatttttgacTGTAACAGGGGGTGCAGATGGCAACTTAGAGAGACATGCTCTGAAAGTGGAATGATTTATGAAGGACACAAGGTTGGAGGTAAACAAGCCTATCTCTCTGGAAGATAGGGCTTCTACTGAGGAAGAGAAAAGCCTAGCAATTCAGAAGAACGAGAGCAATGCTCAGGATCCCAAGTGGAGAGAATGATGATATCCCTTCCAAACCCAATGAAACACATGGAGGACACCCTTGCCCGGAACAACCAGGAGACTTCTATAGCTCCTGGTCTCGAATACTCTCCAAATAATTTAGAAAGGATGGTTGGAATCACAAACCCTCTTATGGAGGATCCAGTCTTCAAAGACATTCAAATCTCTCCAATAAGAAACCTATAAAGCTCTTTTGAAGGTGTAAAAGATAGTGGAGGGGATCTATCAGGGTCAGAATATGATTTCGAGTCATCAGGCTCCCAGGATGGAGATGATGAATTGGGCCTTTCAGCCCTAGCTGAAACTCATGAAAAGCGATCCTTGGAGATGACCCTATCTCTTCAATCAAAAGCCAGAGtgggagagaaaaagaaaagaggtgCAAAATCTAACAAGGCTAAATTGGAAATGGCAGGAAATGCTACAGGCCAAAGAAAATTGAGATCGGGAAGAGGCTATGCCTTTTCCCAGGGGCAATGAGGACCCTTTCATGGAATTTCAGGGGCTGAAATGCCCCTGACAAGATACACTTGATCAAACGATGCCTTGATCAAGTGAGACTAGAAATTTTTCTATTACAGGAAACAAAGATCAAAGATGAAGATGTTAGTGTTTTTTCTAGGAAGTTTCAAACTTGGAAATGCAGTATGGTGGGAGCTCAAGGTACCTCTGGAGGCCTTGCAGCTCTTTGGAAGGATTCGTTGATGGATGTGGAAGTTATTAGAGCCACTCGGTGGTGGCAATGGTTGAAGATTAAATCAATGCAACTTCAAACAAATTTTTTCCTCATCAACATCTATGGGCCCAACAACACAAACATGAAAGTGCAAGTGTGGAATGAGTTGTCAGAAATATTGAGGAATGACAGGGAGAACTTATTTATccttggaggagattttaatgcttTGCTCCACCCTATCTGATAAAATGGGCGGTGTAGGTTGGAACAAGCAGAGCCAAAGAGACTTTGGTTCTTTTGTCATGAGTTCAAGACTAATAGAGATTCCCTTTAGAACAAGGGAGTTCACCTGGACTAACAAGAGGAGTGATTTCCTAAATATCGCTGAAAGATTGGACATATTTTTTATAGCTGGAGACTGGTCGGAGAGTCATTGGAACAATGAAGCAGAGATTCTACCTATCATggggtcagatcattatcccatttgcCTAAGAATTCAAGAAGACAACGCTCCAGAGagatgccctttcaaatttgagGCAATGTGGCTTTGGGACAACATCATAAGAAATATAGTTGAACAGTGgtggaagcacaatccaggtaacaaagctttcattttcttcaaaaaaCTTCAGTTTTTAAAGGAACAATTTAAGAGATGGAATAGAGAaacttttaataatatttttaaagataAGGCAGAATTTGAAGAAGACTTAAAAGCTCTACATGAACAAATTATTAGCCAAGGAATGGATGAAGAATTCTTTAGAAAAGAGAAACTACTAAGCAAAGGATACTCAGAGGTGTTAGCAAGATAAGAAATATTTTGGAGATAAAAGTCTAGAGAAACTTAGTTAAAGGATGGAGACAGAAATACAAAATTTTTCCATACTtcaatcaaagttagaagataCCAAAACAAGATTTTTTCTATAAAGAATAAAGAAGGGGAGACAGTTTCATAGCTAAATCAAATAAATCGGGAGGCAATTAAACATTTCTCATAAATCTTCAATGGAGTGTGAAAGCAGGGAGAAGACATGCCTCAAATTTTGGGGGTCATTCCTTCATGTGTAAAGGAAGAGCACAATAAAAGGTTAATGGAGCAGGTGTCAATGGAGGAGGTAAAGCTAACTGTTTTTGGTTTAGGGTCGGACAAATCTTCAGGGACAGATGGGTTCCTagccctcttttttcaaaagttttGGGACATCCTCGCAGAGGACATTTTAGGGGTTGCGGAGGAATCAAGGAAGGGAGGGTTGTTttaaaagacttcaacaacactttCATAGCCTTCATTCCAAAGAAGGCTGAGGTaaattcctttgatgacttctgcTCGATATCCCTATGTAACACTATCTATAAAATCATTTCTAAAGTCATGGCAAATAGATTAAAACCAGTTTTGGATTTAGTCATATCAAGCAACCAAAGTGGATTTGTTCCAGGCTGATCTATGTATGAAGGAATAATCCTTGCACATGAAGATGTTCATTCCCAAAGACCGAAAAGATGATGATTAAGGTGGATATTAGGAAAGCCTATGATGAGGTGAAAAGGGACATTCTCATGAAAGTCCTTTGGAGATTTGGTTTTAGCAAGGAATTGTTAGCGTGGGTGAAAAGTTTTATCGGCTCCcctagattttcagtcattataAATGGAAGCCCCTAGGGTTTTTTTGAATCAAAGAAAGTCATAAGGCAAGGTGATCCTCTCTCTCCGTTTTTGTTCATCATCATGGCAGAAGTGCTTGGGCATTTTATTTCCAATAAATGGGATGAAAGGGTCTGGAAAGGTGTTCAAATTGTAGCAGGAGTGAACTCAATAACACATTtgcaatttgcagatgacaccttTCTAGTTGGAGATGCTACAACAAGGGAAGCCGGGGTAATGAAAGAGACCCTGGATATTTATGAAAAAGCTTCAGGTCAAAGAGTAAATTGGAATAAATctgaaatattttttttcaatactAAACCTTGTAAGCAGAGGGAAGTTTGCAAAATCCTGGGCATGAAAGTGGGTTCTCTCCCAGGTAAATATTTAGGAATCCCCTTCTTTGGAGGAGCAAACAAATCGAATTTGTGGAAGAATCTAATTGATAGCTATATTAATAAAACGGATGGGTGGAAAAGCAAATGGCTTACATTAGCTGGAAACATTTTAATGTTGAAGACTATAGTGTCAGCTATTCCTATTTACTCTATGATGtgtttaaaaatccaaaaaaaggttATTAATTCAATtcaacaaaggatgaaaaaattattttggaatGGGGAAAATGACTGGGAAAAAATTCCATTATTGGCATGGGATAAAATATGTCAGGTAAAGATTAGAGGGGGTGCTGGATTGAGAGACTGGCATAAAATGAATATTGCCTTATGGGCTAAACTAGTGTGGAACATTTACACTAACCCAAATCAAATGTGGGTTAAAGTGTTAAGAGCAAAATATTTGGATTCTCCAGAGGATCTTAGGGTTTTCACAATTCGCAACCCCCCTAAAGGGtttgctatttggaatttcataaTGGATTGTCATAGGGTGGTCACAGATCATCTAACATGGTAGATTGGAAAAGGGATAAAAGCTAAGTTTTGGGAGGATTCATGGGTAGGTTTCTCTGCAATAAGAGATCTAGGAGACTTCTCAGAGACAAAGGATCATTTGGTGCAACTTTGGGGAGACAAAGTAAAGGATTACATGAGGTGCATTGAGGGTGAAATAGGAAAGGAATGGGTATGGAAGGACCTTTTGACAACAGGTCTATCAGCTCAATTGCAGCAAAGGCTCAGGGATGTTCTGGAGTAGAGGAAGAGCTTTCTTACAGGCACAGAGGATAGAGTGATTTGGTGTGGAGCTAGGGATGGGAAATATTCAGTTAAATTGGGCTACCAATTTTTGGAAGGAAGGGAGGAGAACCACTCAAGAGTATGGGACCTTTTTTGGAGCAAAGAGTGCCTCCCAAAAGCTGGTGCCTTTGCATGGTTAGCTATCAAAGGTAGAATCCTAacaagagagagaagaaagaggatTGGCTTTGTGGGCCTGACCATGTGTGTGGTGTGCAATAGTTCAAAGGAGTCGGTAGATCATGTGCTCCTTAACTGTGAGGTTGCACAAAAGTGTTGGTCTGATCTTCAAGGGAATTTAAATTGGCAAGGTCCTCTTCAAAGCTCCCTAAAAGAGGTTTTTAAAAGTTGGTCGAGGCAACCTAGTAAGTCGACCCTCTCATGTGTATGGAAAGTTAGCCCCTCAATAGTAATATGGGAGATCTAGAAAGAACGTAATCGAAGAATTTTTTAGGATAAGGTTGAGGATGGGAGGAGGTTACTACTAAGAATCAACATGGCTATTGAAGAGGTGGTAGGATCAGTGGCATCACAAGCTTTCTCACTGACCACTCCCTTCACCTTAATGGATAGGAATATATAGGAAGCTTGGCCGGGAATTAAAATCAGACATGGATCTATGGCAAACAACAAGGGGCAAAGTAAAAAAATATTGGAAGCTCAATGTAAACCTCCAGAGAAGGGTTGGTTTaaagtaaattttgatggggcagcccaATTTTCTAGAAGCTTAGCAGGAGCAGGTTTTGCAATGTGGAATGATAATGAAGATTTAATCAAATGTGGAGCCAAAAGAATTAGAAAGAGAACAAACAATGAGGTTGAAGTGCAAGCTGCCCTTCTCGCAATTGGATTAGTGAGAAGGGAAGGTGTTCAAAATCTCCACCTTGAAGGTGACTCCCTAATTATAATCCAGGCAATAATGAATGGGGAGATAAAAGCATGACATCTTCAAGGTTTCATTGCAATAATAATAGAGgagttaattttttttgaaaaattcaaaattagtcACATTCAAAGAGAAGGCTATCAGACTGCTAACAGACTATCCAAATGAGCTGTGTCTTTTGATTTAGAAGGCGAAGTTAAATTGGAAGACCTCTAAGGGATCGCATAGTTGGGAGATGTGATAGTGCAATGAGTGGATGTTAGGCACGGGATGAGTGATGTCACCTTGCAGCAATTTTAGCGCAACTCCCTCTCTGGGAAAGATGATTTGAAATCTCGCATAGGTCAAGAAATGATGATCTGTTAAAATTTTGGAAACAAATATTGGATGTGGCAACTTTTATGGGATGCTCAACTTGTCATGATGTCCTTCTTCTTGGAAAAATTTAAACGCTATCATTAAGATAAGCGAGCAAGTGGAGATTGAAGGCAGATGTAAGGAAACCTCGAGGTTTTTAGAGGTGCGTCGACATGATTAGCAGGAAGGCATGTCACACCAACAACCAAGACTTGTGCATGGTCTATAAAGCTAAGGGCAATTATGTCAATTGGGGTAAAGTGTGAGGCGTAGAAATCGGAAAATCTCTAGGAAGGTAGGAGGAGATTTTAAAGAAGTTTGGAAGCTCACAATTCAAAACCATGGAGGCAAACTTCACAATAACCACTAAAAAGTAGCAGAAGGGATTCAAAGGAGTCGTGAGAAGAGATAGAATGTCTGGGCTGCTAAGATTCAAGGATGCAGAGATGATCAACACGATGATGGAGGTTGTGGGACCTTTTTTCATGGAGAATGTCTCAAGATGGAAGGTTAACCTGGACATCATTTCAATGGTAATAGCTTGGGGTTTGGAAACTGGTGATAACACAGACACAATTAAATGGGCAGTTACATCCATTTTTGAAGATGCAATGCTCGAAGGTTTGGACTCCATTATGGAATGGGCGGTGCCTAGGGTTGGCTTTGATTACTCTTAGGGCTTTGCAGAAGCTAAGGACGCTGATGAATTCAACATTGTGTCTTTCGTCCGATGGATTGGGAAAGTTGACAAGGAGGCCTATGTTTTGGAAAGGGCGGGAGCATGGGAGAACCTTAAGAGGATTATTCTAAAGCACGAGTAGGAAGACAATGAGTTGACATGAGCATGGCCGAAGGATTGTCCTAAAGGCAAGCACTCAGGGGTGAGGAAACGAAGAGCCTTTTCAGCAAAATCCACAAATGATGCTGGAGAAGCTCCATTTTAGACTGGGAGGAAGGTTAATGTATACAATGAAGTCATGGTTAGTGTAAAAAGGTAGTAACAATTGGTCCTTTACTGTTCTTAGTTTAAAAGGCAGATTATAGATGTTTTCTTTCTCTGCAAATTCTAGTAGGGTCTGGGTGGTTTTTTGGATATAGATGTCATGGGAGTGCATCCCACCCTTTGGGAAGTTGTGCAAGCTAGACAATATGGAAGGGGTTTTTtttgtttagacattttttggaTGTAAGGGTAATGGTGATTATGGGTTTTGTATGTAAGAAAAAAACTATATTTGGGCAAATATGCAGTTTGGAAGCTCGAATTTTTATGATGTAATCTCAATACATTataatgcaataaaaacaaatattatcgaccaaaaataaattataattatagatattaaattattaattaaaattaaaatttaaataatttgaattatttattatttaaaattatgaagaaaaaaaatcataattttgaCATTTTAGATTTTAAAATGATTCATAATTTTGTTAAAAAATTGATCATTTTGACTGTGAGAATTTTTTGTAttaatgttttgaatcacactttgtgatccatcatcaagatagaaGAAAGCTAAGAGAGACCTAAGATGATAAGTTGTAGAGTAGGATTGGTTTAAAAAGAGGGTTAGGGAtatagaaagggggagagagggtTTGCCACATAGCTCAAAGTGAAGAGGACTAGgaaatagataaaaataaataaataaataaatctaggaAGGgggaagaaaaatcaaaatcaaaatcaaaggttCAATGTATAAGAGAAATAAAACTACGAGAAACAACATATAAGAAAAGAATTAAATATCAAGCAATTAATACAATATCTAAATAGTAGAtcaaaataataacaaaatattGGCTACTACATAACAATTTATGTGTTTCAAATATTGTTTATATTCTTTGCATTTTAATACTTCTCTAAAAAAATGATCTAAAAGTTATGTGGATATAAAttgaaaatattgtaagaaaatttaAGCAAACACAATTGCTAGATGCAAAGCCAAATGAATATAAAATCATAGGCTATAATAATTTTAAGATCTACATAATGGATTTGCTAAAAAGCTTTTACAAACTTTCAAGCAAACACTTTTGATAGATGCAAAGAAAAATTTCACAACCTTCACCAAAGTCCTTATTCATTGTCTATTATTGGAGATTTGGAACATCCATCAAATCATGGAAAATGTTGTGGTTGCATTACTCCTTTTGAAATCTATGGAAAATGTGGGAGGGTAGACAAagcatgtgaactatttgacaCAATTTCTCAAGGAGATGTGATTCCATGGAATGCACTCTAATTAGAATAGTTGCATCACTACCATGATAACAATTGCTTAATTTGTTCATGTCAATTTTATTGTAGCCATTTTGAAAATAAAACTAATATCAATGGCCATGATGTTTTTTAGTAATTGAtattttagatttatttacaaAAATGATCAATTTTTTGATGAAATCATAAAtcataccatcaaaataaataaaaataaaaattataagcacttaatttttttaaaagtaatTAATAATagcatataattaaaattattatttaaatttaatttttaattaataatttaatattatttacaatTATTTCTTTAATAATCATTGATTGCTTTGAAgtctttaaaataattaaaattaattcctactatttttaaaataaattctcaaaacttaaattgaaaaataaatttaattaatttttataatattaaatataaataatttaatattaacaaTTATTAAATTcttaaaaataaaatcataaattttGAACTTTCAAAGATCACAAAAGAGAACAAATATAGTGCAAATATATCACAACTTctttaaaatatataaaagaaaagaTAAATATATTTGAATTGTTGTTTAATATGTTAAATAAATATGTATAGTGTTTTCTACCCTTTATCGCATGCTAGTCCCCTTCCTTATTATCGCCCAGCACATGTGGGATAAAAACTACATGTAGGGAAAATAAAACTATTTGAAATAGTGGATTAAATGATATTAGGAACAACAATGATATATTGAAAACATAAAAGAAACCTTAACGGGAGATGTGGGTTTGACCACGTAAGTTGTCAGCTTAGAGTGTGTCAATTAAGTCTAGCCCAAGTGGAACATGTCTAACATGCTAAACTTCAATACTACTAAGATTTCTTCTcccattaatttttttcaaaattgagggagACTTCATAAAAATAACATTCAAACGAATTAAAAATAAGCTCTGTAACTTTCCTGCTCTATAACTTGTTTGACTTTTGAACCTTCTTGCACATGGTGTTTGTGGAAGGTGGGGGCTAGGTCCCTCTACTTGTCGATCCTCCTTCAGATTCTATGATGGTGATAGGTTTTACGACAAACAATATCGCTCTTTCTGGGGTTGACGCATCCTCGAGTGATAAGGTGGCCTCTTTTGTGGTGGCCCCTATGGTTACTCTGGATGTGAATGAAACTGACATCAATAATACTGATAAAGTGACTTAGTTGGGACTTAATGTACTTTTCCAACTTGAGGATTTTTTGAAACCCCTCCTAGTTAATAATGTGAATGTTTCCAATTCCAAGGAAACAGATGCTCATGATGAGACTATTTCCAAGGCTAGGGAGACAAAGAAGGTGCAACCAAATGGTAGCACTCATGCCAAGGGCTGGAAGAACTCACTTGTGTGTAGCACTCAAGGGATTGTGGAGCCAAACAATGTCCTAGAATGTTTACAAACTAAGGAAGGCATAGCTATTGTCTTACTAGACTCGGTGGTGGATCATATTGTTCTCACAATGAACAATACCTTGGTGGGGAAATTCTTTTCCTTCAAACCGACCATTGAAATGGTCAGAAAATGGGTTTCTTCTAAATGGAAATTAAAGGGCAATGTTTCTATCAGTGCTATGCCTGGTgctctttttcttttcaaatttatgGTGGAGAAAGATGTTGTCATGGTCCTATTTGAATTATGGTTGTATGGTAAGCATCATCTCTCTCTTGGTAGATGGAAACCTGGTTTTGACCCAACTGCTGACTTGCACAAGTCTACCCTTGTCTAAGTCTGCCTTCCAAATGTCCCCTTGGAATTTTGGGATGAGATGGTCTTCAAATGGATTAGGAACACTTTTGGGCATTTTGTGGTGGTGGACGAGGTTACCCGGATGAAATATAGGTTGGCTTATGCTTGTTTCTATGTTTTGGCCATAATTAGTAAAAATATTCCCAATTTCATTACATTAAAGTCAAAACTGGGAAGTTGGACTCAAGTTTTGGTTTGTGAGAATGCTACACTTTTTTTCTAGAAGTGTTATAAGCCTCGCCATTTGATTTATCACTGTAAGGGCCTTGAGCCTAAACCTCTTAAATTATTGGGTTAATAGTGATGACTATCCCTTTTAGGAAGGTTTAATTAATTTATTGGGGACCCCTAACAAATCTACTAGTGGGACTATTGTAGCTTCTGCCCCTTCCTACCTTATGGTGAGAAAATCCCATAAAGGGAGACTCATCCCCCACTTGCTAAGGGTGGGCATGTGATATTGAGCCCTTCTAACCAGTCAGGTTGTGGAACTCCCATAAGAAAGGGACCTTTGGAGGAGGGGGAGATCCTGACGCACCCCACAACCCCTTCTAACAAAACTAGGGACTTCACTATTCCTAATACCTTTGTTTTGGGTAAGAAGACTGGGCATAATTGTGCAACTGACACAATTGACCCCTTTGCACCTTCAAAGAATTTCTCATCATCGGGGGCCTCTTCAAGCAGTTGTTTCCTATCTGGTGACGAAGGTTGGATAATGTAGAGAAGAAAGAATAGGAATATGAAAGTCGATGTTGGATTGGAATTGAAGATGGTTTGCCTGTCACAGAGACTCTCTAGAAATAAGGAAGTGGTAAGGGAAATTGCAAGTGGAAGGCAGAGGAGCCTAGATGCATCAACCAAAATAAAGAAATGAATTTCCTATCATGGAACATGTGGGGCCTTAATAGTCCCCCCCAAAAATATGCTCTCAATAATTTCATTTTGGAAAATAAGATTGATTTCCTTTTGCTTTAGGAAGTCAAGATGACTGATAACTCCTTTAATATTGTTCCTGGCAAAATCTAGCCTGGATATCAGTTCCTCATCAGCAATGAGAATGGGGCCTACGGTGAAGTAGTTACCATGTGGGACCCTTTGAGGTTTTCTAGTATCTTTGTCTCCTCCTCGATGAACTTTCTTGTAGTTAGACTTTCTTCTCACAATGGTTCTTGGTATCTTGtcaatgtttatgctcctaacactaggTTGGGTCATCTTTCCCTTGGTATGACATCTCACTTTGGATTTAAAATAATCCTGACGTTCATTGGATGGCTATTAGGGACTTCAACTCCCCCCTCTTCCCTTCAAAAAACTAGGGGGGCCTCCTAGATCACTTTGACAACATGACGCACTTGGCTGATTTTATTAATAGGAATGGACTATTGGATGTGGATTTGATTGGATAAAACTTTACTTTGTCCAATAATAGGAAAGGGGAACACCTCATCCAAGATAGGTTGGATAGATTTATGATCTCAACTATCTTGGTTTCAATGCCTCCCCGGATGTCTTACCAAGGACAGTGTTTGACCACAATACCATTCTCCTAGTGTGTCTGGTTAAACACCCCAAGGGTATTTTCCCCTTTCGCTATGAAATTATGTGGACCTCTCACCTTGAGTTCAAGGACTACATCATCAAATGGTGGAACACCCCAGTTATGGGAACACCTATTTTTAGGGTGGCTCAAAAATTGGACTTGATTCGATGTAATGTGTGgggataaaataaaagaacttttgGAAATATATTTGGTAGGAAAAAGGAAATTAACAGAAAATTATCTGCAATCCAGGAGCGGATTGCCTAGGGGGGTCTCCTAGAAGCCACTCATAGGGAAGAGGAAGCTCTTAGAAGGGAATGGAAGGACAATCTCAAATGGGAGGAAATCTTTTGGAAATAGAAATCAAGAGTGCAATTgttgaaggaaggggataaaaATTCAACTTTCTTTCATAGATCAGCTAGTAGACTTAGAAGGAGAAATTTGATTACATGCTTGATGACTGATCAGAACCAGGAAATTAAAGATGAGGATCTTCTTGGTGCTATGGCCTTAGATTACTTATGCAGCCAATTTGAAGATGACAAAAGGGCCATAAATACTTTTTCTGATGACACTCTCCTCCAATGCCTCcctgatgatgaagacaatgttTTCATAATTTCCTCGGTTATGGATGATGAGGTGAAGAATGTGGTCTTCTCTATGGGGGCTTACAAATCCCCAAGCCTGGATGGATTTCTCCTGACCTTCTTCTAAGACTTCTGGGATATTGTTGGTTATGATGTTATCATGGCTACTAAGGATTGTTTCAAAACAAACAGATTGCTAAAGAGGTTGAATAACACTTACATTTTCTTGATTTCAAAAGTCTGGAACTCATCTCAAGGACATCAAACCAATTAGTTTGTGCAACACTTTCTACAAAATCTTCTCAAAAGTCCTTGTCAATAGGATTAAGCCTTTCCTTGACAATCTCATTAGTCATAGCCAAAAAGGTTTTGTTTCAGGAAAACAAATCTTGGATACTACTATCACTACTCATGAGGTCATTCACTCTATGGATAAATGTTGCCAGCCGAGTATGGTTTTGAATCTTGA is part of the Cryptomeria japonica chromosome 10, Sugi_1.0, whole genome shotgun sequence genome and harbors:
- the LOC131858880 gene encoding tapetal oleosin GRP-17-like, with the protein product MRVSTTEEELDNDGRLGGTLVTAGKTVIATRRCRILGHGRLWGIQSFGTEQEKTSPKLHRCKKQVISRAIEILTLVQKWTSEWCRRSFGDRNSPQKQLRRRWRSGRAEVALRSGGGVAKAERRSGWAEVAQPGGSGAAQAVVACRRGGSDDRSAGSGAGETAGGRARSRSRRKVAGARAGREPEEMQRPAGTGDGAGGGRRNSGGGRRNSSGGRRPKAGLTGVKDSGGDLSGSEYDFESSGSQDGDDELGLSALAETHEKRSLEMTLSLQSKARVGEKKKRGAKSNKAKLEMAGNATGQRKLRSGRGYAFSQGQ